One window of the Thermoanaerobaculales bacterium genome contains the following:
- a CDS encoding choice-of-anchor Q domain-containing protein yields MRSLTRVAFWLAVIVALTGGTGWAASIAVTTHDPAVAPDGSCSLIEAMENANADAAVNPDCVAGAGPDSIELAEGVYVVQDVHNEVHGPSGLPAVSGILTINGNAAVIERARNGPLFRLFLVTEGARLTLNHLTIGNGMVEEWRGGGLFNVGGTVALVGCTVVNNEAHHGGGLANRDGSMVLLQTVVNGNRSTRNGGGLENRAAGGDATMVVFQSTVSSNTAEHDGGGLSNAAATGHTASLKLVETAVSVNHALRLGGAVAQFGEGAAQSEPKVSGGPINPGTPAARMELRVVAGEISDNQAGKDGGGIAAWVWPAGAWASQVDISGGTDILRNEALHGSGGGLLAWYAGALLAVSEADIDGNIAADGRGGGIAIGEGAALVLSRSTVSHNVADGIAFPAGAGGGIEVTGAGATITESTISGNRSLAGGGGMEIAADADNDRKVFGGAKGAAGATGALVSVADTTIVENEAGGHGGGVAVVTGSGTAPAELRMVGSILGHNVDRRGSGNCRIAYPAVFNSEGNNFADDATCWLTSAPDGSGGPITGRDVVVADLMLDALAANGGPTWTHMPLDGSPVIDVGTGAGMRSYVDQRGYPRVAGGGPPGGCVCDAGSVEKGSAQHPVPAITDPPDN; encoded by the coding sequence ATGAGAAGCCTGACACGTGTCGCATTCTGGCTGGCGGTGATCGTGGCGCTCACCGGCGGGACCGGCTGGGCGGCCTCGATCGCGGTCACAACCCATGACCCGGCGGTCGCGCCGGATGGCTCCTGCTCGCTGATCGAGGCGATGGAGAACGCCAATGCCGATGCGGCCGTCAACCCCGACTGCGTGGCGGGTGCCGGCCCGGACTCGATCGAGCTGGCGGAGGGTGTGTACGTCGTCCAGGACGTCCACAACGAGGTCCACGGGCCATCCGGCCTGCCGGCGGTCAGCGGCATCCTGACCATCAACGGCAACGCGGCGGTCATCGAGCGCGCGCGCAACGGACCGCTGTTCCGGCTGTTTCTCGTCACCGAGGGCGCCCGGCTGACCCTCAACCACCTCACCATCGGGAACGGGATGGTCGAGGAATGGCGGGGCGGCGGCCTCTTCAACGTGGGCGGGACGGTGGCCCTCGTCGGCTGCACGGTGGTGAACAACGAGGCGCACCACGGCGGCGGGCTGGCGAACCGGGACGGCAGCATGGTGCTCCTCCAGACGGTCGTCAACGGCAACCGCAGCACGCGCAACGGCGGCGGCCTCGAGAACCGGGCGGCCGGCGGCGACGCGACGATGGTTGTCTTTCAGAGCACCGTGTCCAGCAACACGGCGGAGCATGACGGCGGCGGCTTGAGCAACGCCGCGGCCACCGGCCACACGGCGAGCCTCAAGCTCGTGGAGACGGCTGTCAGCGTCAACCACGCCCTCCGTCTGGGTGGCGCGGTCGCCCAGTTCGGGGAGGGGGCGGCGCAGAGCGAGCCCAAGGTGTCCGGCGGGCCGATCAACCCGGGCACCCCCGCCGCGCGGATGGAGCTCCGGGTGGTGGCTGGCGAGATCTCGGATAACCAGGCCGGCAAGGACGGCGGCGGCATCGCCGCCTGGGTCTGGCCGGCCGGCGCCTGGGCCTCGCAGGTCGACATCAGCGGCGGGACCGACATCCTCCGCAATGAGGCGCTCCATGGCAGCGGTGGTGGGCTGCTCGCCTGGTACGCCGGGGCCTTGCTGGCGGTCTCCGAGGCCGACATCGACGGCAACATCGCGGCCGATGGACGCGGCGGCGGGATCGCGATCGGCGAAGGAGCTGCCCTCGTGCTGAGCCGCAGCACGGTCAGCCACAACGTCGCGGACGGGATCGCGTTTCCGGCCGGCGCGGGTGGCGGCATCGAGGTCACCGGCGCCGGGGCGACCATCACCGAGAGCACCATCAGCGGCAACCGCTCTCTCGCCGGGGGCGGCGGCATGGAGATCGCCGCCGACGCCGACAACGACCGGAAGGTGTTTGGCGGCGCCAAGGGCGCAGCCGGGGCGACCGGCGCGTTGGTCAGCGTCGCCGACACCACGATCGTCGAGAACGAGGCGGGCGGCCACGGCGGCGGAGTCGCCGTGGTGACGGGATCGGGCACCGCTCCGGCCGAGCTCCGGATGGTCGGCTCGATCCTCGGACACAACGTGGACCGGCGCGGCAGCGGCAACTGCCGGATCGCGTACCCCGCGGTCTTCAACTCCGAAGGCAACAACTTCGCCGACGACGCCACCTGCTGGCTGACGTCGGCTCCCGATGGCTCGGGCGGGCCGATCACCGGCCGTGACGTCGTGGTCGCCGACCTGATGCTGGACGCGCTGGCTGCCAACGGCGGGCCGACCTGGACCCACATGCCGCTCGACGGCAGCCCGGTCATCGACGTAGGCACCGGCGCCGGCATGCGCTCCTACGTCGACCAGCGCGGCTACCCGCGGGTCGCGGGCGGCGGGCCTCCCGGCGGGTGCGTCTGCGATGCCGGCTCGGTCGAGAAGGGATCGGCGCAGCATCCCGTCCCGGCGATCACTGACCCCCCGGACAACTGA
- a CDS encoding cytochrome c oxidase subunit 3 — protein sequence MADAGRDPEGPRDAAGRWTSRGEGISPRRLGMRLLLLSLGILFAAALAGYLIIRSRAAVWPPPGSPELPGGLWASTAILVVLSAVLVMAVGRARAGRASETARLLAAATALGGAFLVAQAANWLRIDAAADRTMLVFGFWMLTVLHALHVLGGLLPLAITTACAGRGRYLNDPEPVELVANYWHFLGLTWLAIFAALSL from the coding sequence ATGGCGGACGCGGGCCGCGACCCTGAAGGGCCGAGGGATGCCGCCGGACGCTGGACCTCCCGCGGCGAGGGCATCTCGCCGCGCCGGCTCGGCATGCGCCTGCTCCTGCTCTCCCTCGGCATCCTGTTCGCCGCCGCCCTCGCCGGCTACCTGATCATCAGGTCGCGTGCCGCCGTCTGGCCACCGCCGGGCTCGCCCGAGCTGCCCGGCGGGCTCTGGGCGAGCACAGCGATCCTGGTGGTGCTCAGCGCCGTGCTGGTCATGGCCGTCGGCCGGGCGCGCGCCGGCCGGGCGTCGGAGACGGCACGCCTGCTCGCCGCCGCCACCGCCCTCGGCGGTGCCTTCCTGGTCGCCCAGGCCGCCAACTGGCTGCGCATCGATGCCGCCGCCGATCGCACCATGCTGGTCTTCGGCTTCTGGATGCTGACCGTGCTGCACGCCCTCCACGTGCTCGGCGGGCTCCTTCCGCTCGCCATCACAACCGCCTGCGCCGGCCGCGGCCGCTACCTGAACGACCCCGAGCCGGTCGAACTGGTGGCCAACTACTGGCACTTCCTCGGCCTCACCTGGCTCGCGATCTTCGCCGCCCTTTCCCTGTAG
- a CDS encoding cytochrome C oxidase subunit IV family protein → MSEHTDNGVHVSSVRLLVVVWVALLVCTWLTVTATYVDLGSLNIWIGLAIATVKALLVALYFMHLRWDRPFNGFVFLTAFLFLGIFIGIALLDTAHYQDTLIPGFATGVGSAAPGG, encoded by the coding sequence ATGAGCGAGCACACCGACAACGGCGTCCACGTCTCCTCGGTCCGGCTGCTGGTGGTGGTCTGGGTCGCGCTCCTCGTCTGCACCTGGCTGACGGTGACCGCCACCTACGTCGACCTCGGCAGCCTCAACATCTGGATCGGCCTCGCCATCGCCACCGTCAAGGCGCTGCTGGTCGCCCTCTACTTCATGCACCTGCGCTGGGACCGGCCGTTCAACGGCTTCGTCTTCCTCACCGCCTTCCTGTTCCTCGGGATCTTCATCGGGATCGCGCTGCTCGACACCGCCCACTACCAGGACACCCTGATCCCGGGCTTCGCCACCGGCGTCGGCAGCGCGGCGCCGGGCGGCTGA
- a CDS encoding cytochrome c oxidase subunit 3 has translation MASHAGAHRDPHLAHHFESPAQQYQSARLGMWVFLVTEILLFGGLFCAYAVYRANHPEIFIFGHHFLDKGLGALNTVILICSSFTIAWAVRAAQLRQIGVLKLMLGLTLVCAFGFLSVKYVEYSHKWHAGLLWARSYAPQAHHGGDAHGPAPGSPQVVLPAGAGEAGAEAAPAQPVPAAPAADPDRSSIAPAATGPAGLASEDAGRPESAIVAEPANAQTFFSIYFLMTGLHGIHVLGGIGAMIWLLVGAYRGDFDTGHFIKVDLVALYWHVVDLIWIYLFLLLYLIH, from the coding sequence ATGGCGAGCCACGCCGGCGCCCACCGCGACCCCCACCTGGCGCACCACTTCGAGAGCCCGGCCCAGCAGTACCAGTCGGCCCGGCTCGGGATGTGGGTCTTCCTGGTCACCGAGATCCTGCTCTTCGGCGGCCTGTTCTGCGCCTACGCCGTGTACCGCGCCAATCACCCCGAGATCTTCATCTTCGGCCACCACTTCCTCGACAAGGGCCTGGGCGCGCTCAACACGGTCATCCTGATCTGCTCCTCGTTCACCATCGCCTGGGCGGTGCGCGCGGCCCAGCTGCGGCAGATCGGCGTGCTCAAGCTGATGCTCGGGCTGACCCTGGTCTGCGCCTTCGGCTTCCTCAGCGTGAAGTACGTCGAGTACTCGCACAAGTGGCACGCCGGGCTGCTGTGGGCGCGCAGCTATGCGCCCCAGGCGCACCACGGCGGCGACGCCCATGGGCCGGCCCCCGGCAGCCCGCAGGTCGTGCTGCCGGCAGGGGCGGGCGAGGCGGGCGCCGAGGCGGCGCCGGCCCAGCCGGTGCCTGCTGCGCCGGCGGCGGACCCCGACCGCTCGAGCATCGCCCCCGCGGCCACCGGCCCGGCCGGCCTGGCGAGCGAAGACGCCGGGCGGCCCGAGAGCGCGATCGTGGCCGAGCCCGCCAACGCCCAGACCTTCTTCTCGATCTACTTCCTGATGACCGGCCTGCACGGGATCCACGTCCTCGGCGGCATCGGCGCCATGATCTGGCTGCTCGTCGGCGCCTACCGCGGCGACTTCGACACTGGCCACTTCATCAAGGTCGACCTGGTCGCCCTCTACTGGCATGTGGTCGACCTGATCTGGATCTACCTGTTCCTGCTGCTCTACCTGATCCACTAG